Sequence from the Thermocoleostomius sinensis A174 genome:
CCAAACGAAATATAGGCTGCCAATACACCCCCTGCAACCGTGGCGAACCCACCCGTCATGATTGCGTGTAATTCCGACATAGTTGCGGTCGGTACATAGGGTTTGATCAACAGGGGTGCTTCGGTTTGGCCCACAAAAATATTACCGGCGGCCGACAAAGATTCTGAGCCAGATGTACCCAATGTGCGAATCATCAGCCACGCAATCCCCTTTACCACCTGTTGCAGAATGCCGTAGTGATACAGCAAACTAATAAAGGCTGAAAAAAAGATGATAGTGGGAAGAACTTTGAATGCAAAGAAGAATTCTTGGAAATTGTCGCCGAATACAAATCTAGCTCCCTCATCAGAGAAATTGAGGAACTGCGTGACTACATTTCCCAAGAACTGAAAAATGGAAAACCCGATCGGAATTCTGAGAATAAACACTGCAAAAATAAACTGCAAGGCAATGCCCCAGAGCACAGACTTCCAAGCCACCATTTTGCGGTTAACTGAGATTGCATAGGCAATCCCTACAAACACCAGTAACCCTAATAGTGCAACGAAACGTTCCATCACTCCCCCTGCTTTGTTGAAGGTTTTACTGTTTAAATTTTTTTCCATGCTTTGGGTTGCTGAAAATGGTAGATATCTTGAATCACCTGCACCCAACCAGTGGTGAGAGCTTCCAAGAACCGATCGCCTTTTTCTTTGGTGGCCACTGTTGGATCACCCAAAACTCCGCTTTGGCTTAAATCTCGCGTTGTCCAGGCAAAGGGAAGCTGACCCTCCATGCTCAACACACTAGACTGAGGGAGTTCTTGCGGATACTCTGTAGCGGCTTGTTCCATGCGCACTTGATCCGGCAAAATCGATAGCAGCACACTGGTTTCCGCATCGCCTGCATGGATTCCCAGTTCTGCCTCTTTAGAGGTCAGCAAGTCGATCGGCAGGTTGGGAACGCGCCAAACAAACAGCGGAAACACCATGAAGTCTTCATAGCGTTGATGCAGGTCCCGCGCTACAATTTCCATGATTTGTGGTTGCCCGCCGTGGCCGTTAACCAACGCAAACTTGCGGAACCCGGCCCGATACAGACTTTCCCCAACTTCCATCAAGGTGGCAATTAACGTGTGCGCACTCAGTGTTACCGTGCCCGGAAAGTGCCAATGTTCGTTGGACTTGCCGTAGCACAGGGTTGGCAGCACGTAGGCGGGAATGTCGGGTTCCAGGCGCTCTGTGGCCTTTCCCATAACAGCGGTTGCAATGGCCGCATCAACCACCAACGGCAGATGGGGTCCATGCTGCTCGATCGTCCCCACAGGCTGAAGCAACACCACGTTATCTTTGTTCGGCATCTGCTGGATCTCAGTCCAAGTGAGATAGGGAAAGAACCGATCGGGAGGAATAAAGCTATGCATACCGTCTTCTACAACCATGCCCGTATTGTATGAGCACTAAAGGATACAAGATTGTAGCAAAATGGCATCTCTTCTCAAGTTTTTTTGTGAATGGAAAATGCACGTTATGGGTTATGGACCGTCAACTTGACCATCAACTTGATCGTCAACTGGCATCAGAAAACAACCGTGAATTCGCCAACTGTCGTCCGGTTGCTGCTGCATTAAATAAACGGCCATGACAATCGTGCCTTCGGGCCCCATCAACAGCACTTTTTGAGCCGGCATGGCTTCCACGGTGGTTAGCTCCTGAAACACAATGGCACGGGGACGGTATACCGCTGGATAGCCCAATCGCACCATGCGCATAAAGGCTTTGGCGGTACCAAACTGCGCCTGAATCCCCGGACTGGCAAACGTGAAAGCTTCGGTGGCATCGTCGCGTTGAAAGGCAGCTAGTTGGCGCTCGATGATGGCGCGAATGGCTTGGCGATCGGTGGAGGGTAACACGGTGATGGGGGTTAGAGGGCAGGAATTAGGGGTTGGAGAGCAGGTGCTAGAAATCAAACGGGTTGAAATCTGAGGGATCAAAATCTGGTCGGGGCCGATCGGGGGGTTCCAGGGGTTTCAATTGGGTGGGCGGGCGATCACTGCTCCAGGCCCACCAAACAGTCTGACAGGAGCATTGATAAAACTCTTGCCAGCGCCGCTGTCGATTTTCCATGAGAACAGGCGCTCGACGATTTACCCAAACCTGTTGAGCTTCTAGGGATGAAGCTCGACAAGTCGGGCAATGAAATTCGTAAGCGTGAACTGCCGATTGAGTCCAGTCAGGAGGGGTCGGAGCAAAGGCATCCATGCAAACACCCAGGTGGAAAGATAAGCAGCGTTTATGTCTAAAGCATAAGAGATATAGCTGGCTTCGGCACAGGGTGTCTCTAGGAAGAAGCTTAATGCGCCGTGGTTCCCTGTGGAAGCTGTGCTATTTCAAAAATAATGCATTAGATGCCAGATCCGTCTAAATACTGTTCAATCACCCGATCTTCAAGACGACAGACAGGTACGCGAATGTCCTCTAACAGGTGATGAGTGGAGTGGGCAGTTTTCTGCAAGCTTTGTACTTGCTGTTCTAACGTTTCAATGCGATCGAGCAAGGCACGAATTACTTGGGCTTCCGAGTCAGGTAACTGACCATGATCGAGGGGATTAACGCGCACGCCAGAGCGATAAACAATGCGTCCAGGGACGCCAACCACAGTGCAATCGGGCGGCACATCGCGTAACACCACCGACCCGGCCCCAATCCGCACGTTGTCGCCAATGGAAAGATTACCCAGTACCTTTGCGCCGGCTCCCACTACCACGTTCTCGCCCAAGGTCGGGTGGCGTTTGCCGCTTTCTTTGCCGGTTCCACCCAAGGTAACGCCTTGATAAATCAGAGCATAGTTGCCTACGATCGCTGTTTCGCCAATGACAACACCCATGCCGTGGTCGATAAATACACCTTGCCCAATTTGAGCACCTGGGTGAATTTCAATGCCTGTAAAGAAGCGGGCTAAATGCGAAATTAAACGAGGCACGAACGGCATTCGCAGGCTGTAGAGGCGATGGGCCAGCCGATGCAGCAGCAGGGCTTGTAAGCCAGGATAACAGAACAGCACCTCTAACCAATTCCGAGCCGCCGGATCTCGATCGAAAATGATTTGAAAGTCAGCGCTTAGGGTTCTGAATAGGGTTTTAAACACGGGCAGTCACCACGGTTGGCAAGATAGTTAGCAACAGTCAGACGATTGGCAAATCAAAGCTATCAGTTTTGAGTCTTGTGCAATAGCACTCAAAGTCTATCTTAACGTTCCAGGTGAATTCCTAGATTAGACACAGCTGAGTTCATCGGTTTGCGTTGCTCCCAGAACAATGACGAACAATGACGCTCAGAGTTACGATTGCATTTTCAGAAGTTGATGAATGCTTTGGAGTTCTGACAAAATAGCTCGCAATAGCTCATGGGTGATGGTTTCGCTCGGTTGTTGAACTTCGATCGTCACCTGCTTAATTCCCAAAATGTCTTTGGCAAACCGAGCCACTTCGTTGGGATGGAACAAGAGCGGATCGTCTTTGTTGACTCGGAATTCTGGGTTTAGCTTACGCGGATCATAGGGCGGATTCAGGTTGTCTGGATTGGTGTTGGCATAGCGATAAACGGAAGCACGAGAACGGTTTAGGGCTTTCTGGGCGGCTTCAATGGACATCAGCCCTTCAGCATTGGTTTCTACTGCAAACTCCATCAGTAATCTCTCATCAGTAATCTTTTTGTGTCATTGCGAGACTCACTTGTATCAATTTCATACTTTAACGTATTTTGCCACGTCTGAGGCGGGCTGTCGGTCGAGTGATTCAATGCGCTCCTAGAAGCCCAGTTCCAAGGTAAAACTTCGTAGGCTGCCGCGATCTTCACCAGCTTTATCAATCACCTCTACGGTCCAGCTACCTTTGGGGCTTTTGCCCCGAAGACTGACTAGGCCTGGTGTGTTGGCTTCATCGTAAACCGTATTGATATTACGAGTACCCCGCCCTCGGCGGTTGTGCAACGCCACAGAAATGACATTGGTTTCTTCGGGAGGCTTCAGCAGCACCACCAGATCGCGCAGATCACTGTGGTGGATATCTACAAACACTTTGATGGATTGGAGAGGATTGGTTACGGGCACCATCATTGACAGCGTGGCAGGCTGCAAGTAGCGGATGGGCATCTCTTGAATGGCACGATACATGCGGACAGGTGTGGACTGCGTGGGAATGGCCGACTCGATCGCTTGTCGGGCATTCAGCCGTCCATAGCCATAAAATGGACTACGACCATCCGCGTTATATTGACCGTCTGTTTCATCAATTTTGTCGCTGCTTTGTTTCAAAATCTCGCGCACCTGATCCCAACGTAAATCGGGGTTTTGTGCTAAAACCAGTGCTGCCACGCCTGCTGCTCCTGGACACGCACTCGACGTACCCCCGAAGGAGTTGGTGTAGTTGCCTGCCTCGTCTCCGGCCGCCGCATTGCCGGAATTGTAGCCGGCTGCTCCCGATCGATCGGTTGTCCAAATACCCGGAGTTAAACTCTGCTCGCCATTGTTGCTGGGAAAGGCACACCAAATTGCATTGCCAAAGTCGCTGTAGGCGCTGCGTTTACCCAGGTCGTTACAAGCAGCCACAGCAATTACCTTGTCATAACTGGCATAACCGTCGTTGTCTACGCTTTCGTTGCCGTTGCCTGCTGCCCAGCAAATCACACAGCCTTTACCATTGCGTCCTTGACTGACGGCATAGTCGATCGCCAAGCGGGTACTGTCGGGCAAGGGGACAATTTCATTGTGCAGCGGGTCATCTGGGTTCCACCAGTCGCCGTCGGTCGGGCCCCAACTGCACGAAATCACATCGGCTCCGTTACGTGCCGCCCAGTAGAAAGCATCGGCTTCTGCCTGAGACCCCAAGGCAGAGGCTAGCCGAATCGGCATGAGTTTAGCTCTGGGGGCCACACCAGACGCCCCAAAATTGCCATTGGCACAGGCAACGCCCGCGCAGGCGGTTCCGTGATTTTCGTTGCCCCTAGGACGGGGATCATTGGTACGACGGGTCGCGTCACGAGGAGCCACAATTTTGCCAGACGATCGAAATTCTTCGTGGTTGATATCAATTCCCGTATCGATCACCGCGATCGTCATGCCCTCGCCTTGAGTAATAGACCAAGCCGCTTCGACATTGGCGCTGGCTTCGATGAGGGTATCATTGAGCGTCGTGGTTTTCAAATGCCACTGTTGTGGAAAAGCTTGTCGCCGCCGACTTTCACGAATCAATTCTGGGTGGCACAATTGCACCAACTCCTCTTGCAACAACCGCTCGGCAATATCAAACACCGCCAGTCCGGTTCCTTCAGGAGCACTGACAAAGTAGGCATTGAGCGCATAGTCGATCGATCGCTTGATTATTAAGTTGTAGCGTTGCAATAGTGCTTGCTGCTGCTCTGGTTCAACCTCGTCATGAAACTGAATGAAAAAATTTTCCGTATACAGCACCGGAACTTGTGCCGCTGTCACCAGTAAGCGCCCGGCAAAGCGAATTTCAGGTTCAGCTTTCAAAACCGATCGCGCCGTGTCTCGCAAGGAACTGTCGGTCTGAGGAACTCTGGCTTGCAGCACTTCAACGCCCGCTTCGCGAAATTCGCTGACCTGTCGAAATTCGCTCAGAAGCGCACGGGTTTGGGGCGACACAGGGGCAACTTCGTAGGGACGATCGAGCATCAAGGGTTTGCGGTTATAGGTACGGACTGCCACAAACTGATTGCTCACTGTTAACTCATAGGATGGGCCGCCTTTGCCGCCGTACTGCACTCTGACCATATCTTTATCTCCTGGGCTTGGGGACTGAAAGCGGGAATCTTCTTGTGTTATACCTGCGTTGAAGCCGCGTCTATGAAAAGCGTTGGCGAAATTTAATAGATGAAAGAGGAAATGGGTGTTGGGGGTTGGGAGTTAGAGGTTGGGGGTTGCCGTGAGCGCAGCCAAAGGGTGGATGAGGAGATGACAAGATAACGTTATCTTCAGAATAGGAGGGGCAAGCAAGGATCGCAGTGATTGGAGTGATTGGAATGATGAGTCGCGAATGAAAAGGTTGCTGAGGCCGATCGCTTGGCTATTGATTGCAAGCGTTTCTTTCTGGATAGGGGGGGGTGCCGTGACGATAGAAAATTTTGCTGACTATCCACAGCAGGTACAGGTTGGAACCGCGCCGATCTATACCTATGTGCAGCAACCGGGCTATTATGCAGTACACTACGCGGCGATGCCAGAGTTATTGCCGGAAAGGGTGACGTCAGATGCCGTAGCGGTGATGGAGGAAGAGGCGATCGCGGTATTTGCAGGTAGTCCCACTGCACGCAAGGCTGCCACAAATGGGATAGTGACTCCGGTGTATGCGCTAAAATCAGGTGGCTCGATCGCAGTTCCCACTGGACAAGTCTTCATCCGGTTTGCAGAGGCGATCCCGGCCGCATCCCGCCAAGATGCCATTCAAACGGCTGGCTATGAGATTGTTGAGATTCCTGAGTATGCTCCTCACACCGCGTGGGTACGATCACGATCGGGGAAGGTTGCCGAGGCGCTGGAGGGTTTGTCGCGATTGAGTGCCATCGCGGATGTAGAACACATAGAACCGCAGATGTTGACGCAACGACAGTTTAAGTAAGGGGCGTTTGCATTAGCTTTCTAACATTTGTAGGCGATACAAGCTGGCATAGAGACCATTTTGCTCTAGTAGTTCTTCGTGGCTTCCAGATTCTACTAATGTTCCCTGTCGCAAGACCAAAATGCGATCGACGCTGCGAATGGTAGATAAACGGTGCGCAATAATAATCGCGGTGCGATCCTCTAACAGGGTTTCCAAAGCTTCCTGAATCAATGACTCAGTACGCACATCTAAATTAGCAGTCGCTTCATCCAGCACCAAAATCCCCGGATTGCGAATGGCCGCCCGAGCAAAGGCCAATAATTGCTTTTCGCCGCCCGATAGATTCGTGCCCCGCTGTCGCAGTTCGGTGTCGTATCCCTGCGGCAATCGTTCAATAAATTGCGCAACGTTGGTGCGTTCCGCCGCCGATCGAATCTCGTCGATCGAATACGGTTCACCAAGGGCAATGTTGCTCTTGACATCCCCAGCAAACAAAAACCCATCCTGCAAAATCACCGCCATCCGTTGCCGTAACTCCGCTTGCGGCAAATTGCGAATATCTTCCCCATCTAGCAGAATTCGTCCTCTGGTGACTTCATACAAGCGGCACAGCAGGCGAATGATCGAGCTTTTCCCAGCCCCAGTCGGACCCACCAACGCCACCTTTTCACCCGGTCGAATCGTGAAATCCAAATCACGCAGCACAAACTCATCCGACTTATAGCCAAACCAGACATGTTCAAAGCGGATTTCGCTAGGGATTGGGGGGCGCAGATTGCGGGTTGGGGAATGTGAGGTGAGGACTGCGAACTTATTCTCCCGGATTCCCGATTCCTGATTTCCTCCTTCCCGCAATTCTGGATCGCGAATTTCGATCGGTTCATTCAAAATATCGCTGACCCGTTCCAGGGCAGTCAGTCCGGCTTGAATAGCGGTAAACCGTTCGGCAAATTGCCGCAGGGGATCAAATAAGCGCTGGGCAAACAGAATGAAGGAGGTCAAAATTCCAAAATCCAACACTCTTCCCATGACGAGTAAGCTGCCCAACCAGAGCACTCCGCCGATCGCCGCCAGTGCCACCCATTCCAAGGTTGCCGAAACGGCCGAGTCATAAAAAATTGTGCGATCGACTTCTTTGACATAGCGCTGATTAATTTTGCGAAACAGTTCAGCATTGAACGATTCACGCCGGAATAACTGCACCACGTTAATGCCAACAATGTTCTCCTGCAACGT
This genomic interval carries:
- a CDS encoding ABC transporter ATP-binding protein; protein product: MTPASPSNPSPRQPRSTDWRLFTILFPYARRNWQLLALALILLVPLALANSAQPIIIGQAVALAKNEPVMFFLEGQTLTSGARLLILLLMLTLAVQLALSGVQGYLIQKVGQRITANIRDDLFVHVTSLATRFFDRTPVGRLITRLTSDVDALGDVFSTGAIGVFSDLLTMLVLIVVMFSIQWQLALLLLALLLPVTGVIVYFQQQYRQSNYRAREELSALNSTLQENIVGINVVQLFRRESFNAELFRKINQRYVKEVDRTIFYDSAVSATLEWVALAAIGGVLWLGSLLVMGRVLDFGILTSFILFAQRLFDPLRQFAERFTAIQAGLTALERVSDILNEPIEIRDPELREGGNQESGIRENKFAVLTSHSPTRNLRPPIPSEIRFEHVWFGYKSDEFVLRDLDFTIRPGEKVALVGPTGAGKSSIIRLLCRLYEVTRGRILLDGEDIRNLPQAELRQRMAVILQDGFLFAGDVKSNIALGEPYSIDEIRSAAERTNVAQFIERLPQGYDTELRQRGTNLSGGEKQLLAFARAAIRNPGILVLDEATANLDVRTESLIQEALETLLEDRTAIIIAHRLSTIRSVDRILVLRQGTLVESGSHEELLEQNGLYASLYRLQMLES
- a CDS encoding resolvase, with the translated sequence MEFAVETNAEGLMSIEAAQKALNRSRASVYRYANTNPDNLNPPYDPRKLNPEFRVNKDDPLLFHPNEVARFAKDILGIKQVTIEVQQPSETITHELLRAILSELQSIHQLLKMQS
- a CDS encoding S8 family peptidase, giving the protein MVRVQYGGKGGPSYELTVSNQFVAVRTYNRKPLMLDRPYEVAPVSPQTRALLSEFRQVSEFREAGVEVLQARVPQTDSSLRDTARSVLKAEPEIRFAGRLLVTAAQVPVLYTENFFIQFHDEVEPEQQQALLQRYNLIIKRSIDYALNAYFVSAPEGTGLAVFDIAERLLQEELVQLCHPELIRESRRRQAFPQQWHLKTTTLNDTLIEASANVEAAWSITQGEGMTIAVIDTGIDINHEEFRSSGKIVAPRDATRRTNDPRPRGNENHGTACAGVACANGNFGASGVAPRAKLMPIRLASALGSQAEADAFYWAARNGADVISCSWGPTDGDWWNPDDPLHNEIVPLPDSTRLAIDYAVSQGRNGKGCVICWAAGNGNESVDNDGYASYDKVIAVAACNDLGKRSAYSDFGNAIWCAFPSNNGEQSLTPGIWTTDRSGAAGYNSGNAAAGDEAGNYTNSFGGTSSACPGAAGVAALVLAQNPDLRWDQVREILKQSSDKIDETDGQYNADGRSPFYGYGRLNARQAIESAIPTQSTPVRMYRAIQEMPIRYLQPATLSMMVPVTNPLQSIKVFVDIHHSDLRDLVVLLKPPEETNVISVALHNRRGRGTRNINTVYDEANTPGLVSLRGKSPKGSWTVEVIDKAGEDRGSLRSFTLELGF
- a CDS encoding creatininase family protein encodes the protein MHSFIPPDRFFPYLTWTEIQQMPNKDNVVLLQPVGTIEQHGPHLPLVVDAAIATAVMGKATERLEPDIPAYVLPTLCYGKSNEHWHFPGTVTLSAHTLIATLMEVGESLYRAGFRKFALVNGHGGQPQIMEIVARDLHQRYEDFMVFPLFVWRVPNLPIDLLTSKEAELGIHAGDAETSVLLSILPDQVRMEQAATEYPQELPQSSVLSMEGQLPFAWTTRDLSQSGVLGDPTVATKEKGDRFLEALTTGWVQVIQDIYHFQQPKAWKKI
- the cysE gene encoding serine O-acetyltransferase, coding for MFKTLFRTLSADFQIIFDRDPAARNWLEVLFCYPGLQALLLHRLAHRLYSLRMPFVPRLISHLARFFTGIEIHPGAQIGQGVFIDHGMGVVIGETAIVGNYALIYQGVTLGGTGKESGKRHPTLGENVVVGAGAKVLGNLSIGDNVRIGAGSVVLRDVPPDCTVVGVPGRIVYRSGVRVNPLDHGQLPDSEAQVIRALLDRIETLEQQVQSLQKTAHSTHHLLEDIRVPVCRLEDRVIEQYLDGSGI
- a CDS encoding DUF4864 domain-containing protein, with protein sequence MLPSTDRQAIRAIIERQLAAFQRDDATEAFTFASPGIQAQFGTAKAFMRMVRLGYPAVYRPRAIVFQELTTVEAMPAQKVLLMGPEGTIVMAVYLMQQQPDDSWRIHGCFLMPVDDQVDGQVDGP